Proteins encoded together in one Acipenser ruthenus chromosome 22, fAciRut3.2 maternal haplotype, whole genome shotgun sequence window:
- the LOC117431637 gene encoding exportin-6-like has translation MASEEASLRALESLMTEFFHSCTSNERKREIEELLNNFAQQTGAWRYCLYFLSNTRNEYVMMYSLTVFENLINKMWLGLASQDKMEIRSCLPKLLLSEHKSLPYFIRNKLCKVIVDIGRQDWPMFYHDFFTNTLQLIQSPALAPLGLILLKTTSEELACPREDLSVARKEELRKLLLEQVPTVLGLLTGILESIWDKHSVTAATPPPSPTSGESGDLLSNLLQGPYYSKLLSQPIPMLNSESEHLCSLALESLAHLFSWIPLSTSITPALLDTIFHFARFGCDVRGGKGKLSSTSVNGSTQLPGGPRLGVLAMTCVNELMSKNCVPLDFEEYLLRMFQQTFFLLQKLTRQNNTHTVKSRLEELDESYVEKFTDFLRLFVSVHLRRIESNSQFPVVEFLALLFKYTFHQPTHEGYFSCLDIWTIFLDYLTTKIKSRLADRDTVLNRYKDALVLLLREVLNRIQFRYNQAQLEELDDETLDDDQQTEWQRYLRQSLEVVAKIMELLPSHAFSTLFPVLQENLDVYLGLQQFIVTSSTARRLNITAENDCRRLHCSLRDLSSLLQAVGRLAEYFFGDVFAARFNDALTVVERLVEVTCYGSQISLYDLETAVPSVLKPDLIDVHAQSLAALQAYSHWLAQFYSEVQRQNQERFVSLITSAMDATTSLISSKVPEKLLLSACHLLVSISTTVRPVFLVTVPAVQNLFNLITDSSARRLPPEAQVLVCRALSNMLLLPWPNLPENEQQWHTRSTNHANLLSALTRHYRLLRGSASLQPRRVGLEDMKAIVHQTLRVLKDVVDSISGESTKSRQICYQSLQESVQVSLALFPVFIHQPDVTDEMLSFFLTLLQGLRVQMGVPFTEQIIQTFLNMFTREQLAESILHEGSAGCRVVEKFLKILQVVVQEPGQAFKPFLPSIISLCMEQVYPIVAERPSPDVKAELFELLNQVLHHNWRYFFKSSVLASVQRGVSEEPMENEAQFIAIMQAFGQSFLQPDIHIFKQNLAYLESLNSKQKLYHKKLFRTTMLFHFLNVLLQVLVHKSHDLLQDDIALAVYNMASVDFDGFYSAFLPEFLNSCQGVDSNQRTVLGRNFKMDRDLPSFTQCVHRLVNDLRYYRLCNGSLPAGTVKL, from the exons AACCTAATCAATAAGATGTGGCTGGGCTTGGCATCTCAGGATAAAATGGAGATCCGTAGCTGCCTGCCCAAGCTGCTGCTGTCTGAGCATAAATCACTGCCATACTTCATCCGCAACAAACTGTGCAAGGTGATCGTTGACATCGGCAGGCAGGACTGGCCTATGTTCTACCACGACTTCTTCACAAACACTCTGCAG CTGATCCAGTCGCCTGCCTTGGCCCCGCTGGGTCTGATCCTGCTCAAGACCACGTCGGAGGAGCTGGCTTGCCCGCGGGAGGACCTGAGTGTGGCACGCAAGGAGGAGCTGCGCAAACTGCTGCTGGAGCAGGTGCCCACTGTCCTGGGCCTGCTCACAG GGATTCTGGAGTCAATCTGGGATAAACACAGTGTGACGGCAGCcacgccccctccctcccccacctCTGGAGAAAGTG GAGACCTGTTAAGCAACCTACTGCAAGGCCCGTACTACTCCAAGCTGCTGTCTCAGCCCATCCCCATGCTTAACTCTGAGAGTGAGCACCTCTGCTCCCTGGCCCTGGAGAGCCTGGCACACCTCTTCAGCTGGATCCCCCTGTCCACTAGCATCACCCCCGCTTTGCTGGACACCATCTTCCACTTTGCCCGCTTCGGTTGCGATGTGCGAGGGGGTAAGGGCAAGCTGAGCAGCACCTCTGTGAATGGCAGCACCCAATTACCAGGCGGGCCGAGGCTGGGAGTACTCGCCATGACCTGCGTCAATGAACTCATGTCCAAGAACTGCGTGCCCCTGGATTTCGAGGAGTACCTCCTGCGCATGTTCCAGCAGACCTTCTTCCTGCTGCAGAAGCTCACTCGGCAGAACAACACCCACACAGTCAAGAGCCGGCTAGAGGAGCTTGACGAGAG CTACGTGGAGAAGTTCACAGACTTCCTGCGCCTCTTTGTAAGTGTCCATTTGAGACGGATTGAGTCTAACTCACAGTTTCCAGTCGTGGAGTTtttggcacttcttttcaaatACACTTTCCACCAG CCCACGCACGAAGGCTATTTCTCCTGCTTGGATATCTGGACCATTTTTCTGGACTACCTGACCACTAAAATCAAGAGCCGGTTGGCAGACAGAGACACAGTCTTAAATAG GTACAAGGACGCACTAGTGCTCTTGCTCAGAGAGGTGCTGAACCGGATCCAGTTCCGCTACAACCAGGCCCAGCTGGAGGAGCTAGACGACGAAACACTGGATGATGAT CAACAGACGGAGTGGCAGCGCTACCTGAGGCAGAGCCTAGAGGTCGTGGCCAAGATCATGGAGCTGCTTCCCTCGCACGCCTTCTCCACACTG ttccCTGTGCTGCAAGAAAACCTGGATGTGTACCTGGGGCTGCAGCAGTTCATTGTCACATCCAGCACAG CACGGAGGCTGAACATCACTGCAGAGAATGACTGCCGCCGTTTGCACTGCTCTCTGCGGGACCTGAGCTCCCTGCTGCAGGCTGTGGGGAGGCTGGCGGAGTACTTCTTTGGAGACGTGTTTGCTGCCCGCTTCAACGACGCACTCACTGTGGTGGAAAG GCTGGTGGAGGTGACGTGCTACGGCTCTCAGATCAGTCTCTACGATTTAGAAACTGCTGTGCCATCTGTGCTCAAGCCAGACCTCATTGATGT CCATGCCCAGTCCCTGGCAGCCCTGCAAGCCTACTCTCACTGGCTGGCCCAGTTCTACAGTGAGGTGCAGCGACAGAACCAGGAGCGATTCGTGTCTCTCATCACCTCTGCCATGGACGCCACCACATCCCTTATCAGTTCTAAG GTGCCGGAGAAGCTGTTGCTGTCAGCGTGCCATTTGCTGGTGTCCATTTCCACAACGGTTCGGCCAGTGTTCCTGGTGACGGTGCCCGCAGTGCAAAACTTGTTCAACCTCATTACAGACAGCTCTGCTCGACGGCTCCCCCCAGAG GCCCAGGTGTtggtgtgcagggctctctccaaCATGCTGCTGTTGCCCTGGCCCAACCTCCCTGAGAATGAACAGCAGTGGCACACGCGATCCACCAACCATGCCAACCTCCTGTCTGCCCTGACCCGCCACTACCGCCTGCTGCGGGGCAGCGCCAGCCTGCAGCCACGCAGAGTGGGCCTCGAGGACA TGAAAGCCATTGTCCACCAGACCCTGCGAGTTCTGAAGGATGTCGTTGACAGCATCTCTGGGGAGTCGACAAAGTCACGGCAGATCTGCTACCAGTCTCTGCAGGAGTCCGTGCAGGTCTCTCTGGCACTGTTCCCAGTCTTCATTCACCAGCCAG ATGTGACAGATGAGATGCTGAGTTTCTTTCTTACTCTGCTCCAAGGCTTGAGGGTTCAAATGGGAGTTCCATTCACAGAACAGATCATCCAGACCTTCTTAAACATGTTTACCAG AGAACAGCTGGCGGAGAGTATCCTTCACGAGGGCAGTGCTGGGTGCCGTGTTGTGGAGAAGTTCCTGAAGATCCTGCAGGTGGTGGTGCAGGAACCTGGCCAGGCCTTCAAACCCTTCCTCCCCAGCATCATCTCACTGTGCATGGAGCAGGTCTACCCCATCGTGGCTGAG cgtCCCTCTCCAGATGTGAAGGCTGAGCTGTTTGAGCTGCTGAACCAGGTCCTTCATCACAACTGGAGGTACTTCTTCAAGTCATCTGTGCTGGCCAGTGTACAGCGGGGTGTCTCAGAGGAGCCTATGGAGAATGAAGCCCAGTTCATTGCCATCATGCAG GCTTTCGGACAGTCTTTCCTGCAGCCAGACATTCACATATTCAAACAGAATCTCGCCTACCTGGAGTCTCTCAATAGTAAACAGAAGCTCTATCACAAG AAGCTGTTCCGCACCACCATGCTGTTCCACTTCCTTAACGTGCTGCTGCAGGTGCTGGTGCACAAGAGCCACGACCTTCTGCAGGACGACATCGCCCTGGCTGTCTACAACATGGCCTCTGTGGACTTTGATGGCTTCTACTCTGCCTTCCTGCCAGAGTTCCTCAACAGCTGCCAGGGGGTGGACTCCAACCAGCGCACCGTGCTGGGACGAAACTTCAAGATGGACCGG GACCTGCCCTCCTTCACACAGTGTGTGCACCGACTGGTCAACGACCTACGGTACTACAGACTGTGTAATGGGAGTTTGCCTGCTGGGACCGTGAAGCTATAG